The following proteins are co-located in the Haloplanus sp. HW8-1 genome:
- a CDS encoding aldehyde ferredoxin oxidoreductase family protein, giving the protein MPETALPPVYGGEILDVHLDTGESVTEPIDPADARRFLGGNGFVAKAVHDHVPVDADPFDPETVVAFAVGPMNGTPFQSTSRGVVGFVSPQTNGFFDSTFGGTFPRAQKTTGFESVVLHGAADELSYVLIDEDGATVVPAPDLAGVDTYETCAAVGDRVAEGRSVDAADVHVIAAGPAGENLVRYACLLHDSEMREGVAGRGGAGAVLGSKNVKAVAVVEGSFRPEPAADGDLRSLVGDRMGPLMAETEMLQEYGTSGLVNPINEMGKLGRRNNRVEQSPRDDAEAISGEHIREAYVTEDTTCANCAVACGKHVTVESEGVTDGKIPEFESLFGTATMTDVFDVERVMKANDLCDRLGMDTISWGVTVAFARECYDEGLLTDDDSPHLAFGDADGLVELARLTAHREGFGDRLAEGSFRLAADLDDEAERYLHGVKGLEFAAHSPRGLKGMSIGYATATRGGSHHDTRPTLQYDGEHTETTDGTPEFAARIQHFTALGDSLTQCRFVSEGGWDKRVTDRYRDAINAATGWDLSTDDVERIGERIYNLERLINVDRGVARRETDTLSHRVMHEPIPDGPAQGMYCPPEELDAMLDEYYDFRGWDADGVPTSDRLETLDIAGLAD; this is encoded by the coding sequence GTGCCGGAGACGGCCCTCCCGCCCGTCTACGGCGGCGAGATCCTCGACGTCCATCTCGATACGGGCGAGTCCGTGACCGAACCGATCGACCCTGCGGACGCTCGGCGCTTTCTCGGCGGCAACGGGTTCGTGGCGAAGGCGGTCCACGATCACGTCCCCGTCGACGCCGATCCGTTCGACCCCGAGACCGTCGTCGCGTTCGCCGTCGGGCCGATGAACGGGACGCCCTTCCAGTCGACGAGTCGGGGCGTCGTCGGGTTCGTCAGCCCGCAGACCAACGGCTTCTTCGACAGCACGTTCGGCGGGACCTTCCCACGCGCCCAGAAGACGACGGGGTTCGAGTCGGTCGTCCTCCACGGGGCCGCCGACGAACTCTCCTACGTCCTGATCGACGAGGACGGGGCCACGGTGGTTCCGGCGCCCGACCTCGCGGGCGTCGACACCTACGAGACGTGTGCCGCGGTCGGCGACCGGGTCGCCGAGGGTCGGAGCGTCGACGCCGCCGACGTCCACGTGATCGCGGCCGGGCCGGCGGGCGAGAACCTGGTGCGCTATGCCTGCCTGCTCCACGACTCCGAGATGCGCGAGGGCGTCGCCGGCCGCGGCGGCGCCGGCGCCGTTCTCGGCTCGAAGAACGTCAAGGCGGTGGCGGTCGTCGAGGGATCGTTCCGGCCCGAACCGGCCGCTGACGGCGACCTCCGGAGTCTCGTGGGCGACCGGATGGGTCCGCTGATGGCCGAAACGGAGATGCTCCAGGAGTACGGCACCAGCGGCCTCGTCAACCCGATCAACGAGATGGGGAAACTCGGCCGGCGGAACAACCGGGTCGAGCAGTCTCCGCGCGACGACGCCGAGGCGATCAGCGGCGAGCACATCCGCGAGGCGTACGTCACCGAGGACACGACGTGTGCGAACTGTGCGGTCGCCTGCGGCAAGCACGTCACCGTCGAGAGCGAGGGCGTCACCGACGGGAAGATCCCCGAGTTCGAGAGCCTTTTCGGCACCGCGACGATGACCGACGTCTTCGACGTCGAGCGCGTGATGAAAGCCAACGACCTGTGTGACCGCCTGGGGATGGACACCATCTCCTGGGGCGTCACCGTCGCCTTCGCCCGCGAGTGTTACGACGAGGGGCTACTGACGGACGACGACTCGCCGCACCTCGCCTTCGGCGACGCCGACGGCCTGGTCGAACTCGCCCGACTGACGGCCCATCGGGAGGGGTTCGGCGACCGCCTCGCCGAGGGATCCTTCCGCCTCGCGGCCGACCTCGACGACGAGGCCGAGCGCTACCTCCACGGCGTCAAGGGTCTGGAGTTCGCCGCCCACTCCCCGCGCGGGCTGAAGGGAATGAGCATCGGCTACGCCACCGCCACCCGTGGCGGCTCACACCACGACACCCGACCGACCCTCCAGTACGACGGCGAACACACCGAGACGACCGACGGAACCCCCGAGTTCGCCGCCCGAATCCAGCATTTCACCGCCCTCGGCGACTCGCTCACCCAGTGCCGGTTCGTGAGCGAGGGTGGGTGGGACAAGCGCGTCACCGACCGCTACCGCGACGCGATCAACGCCGCGACGGGGTGGGACCTCTCGACTGACGACGTGGAGCGGATCGGCGAGCGGATCTACAACCTCGAACGCCTGATCAACGTCGACCGCGGCGTCGCCCGCCGCGAGACGGACACTCTCTCCCATCGCGTGATGCACGAGCCCATCCCCGACGGACCCGCTCAGGGAATGTACTGCCCCCCCGAGGAACTCGACGCGATGCTCGACGAGTACTACGACTTCCGTGGCTGGGACGCCGACGGGGTTCCCACGTCCGACCGCCTCGAAACTCTCGACATCGCGGGGCTGGCGGACTGA
- a CDS encoding energy-coupling factor ABC transporter permease has translation MAHIHLGEGSFPLWALVLWTTLGVALVGAAVYRIRKGGIKTHQIALAGIGAAASFAIFQLNIPVWGGIHMNLTGLVGILAGPLLGALIALVVNIFSAALGHGAVGLLGANTLVNASEAIVAYYAFKTLMGMDWDVFPAGASAATLGLSAGAFLMGAIIVISGVNGSALPRGDLTIAVAGLVGLNLGVAVIEGILTGFIVQFLASVRPDLVGLADRDTQEEPTGVTA, from the coding sequence ATGGCACACATCCACCTCGGTGAAGGCTCGTTCCCCCTGTGGGCACTTGTGCTGTGGACGACCCTCGGCGTGGCACTCGTCGGTGCAGCCGTCTATCGGATCCGCAAGGGCGGAATCAAGACCCACCAGATCGCACTCGCCGGAATCGGTGCGGCAGCGAGTTTCGCAATCTTCCAGCTGAATATCCCGGTCTGGGGTGGCATCCACATGAACCTCACCGGGCTCGTCGGCATCCTCGCCGGGCCGCTGCTCGGAGCGCTCATCGCACTGGTCGTGAACATCTTCTCGGCAGCACTCGGCCACGGTGCAGTCGGCCTCCTCGGCGCGAATACGCTCGTGAACGCGAGCGAAGCTATCGTCGCCTACTACGCGTTCAAGACCCTGATGGGGATGGACTGGGACGTCTTCCCCGCCGGCGCCAGTGCCGCGACGCTCGGCCTTTCCGCAGGCGCGTTCCTGATGGGAGCGATCATCGTCATCAGCGGCGTGAACGGGAGCGCGCTGCCGCGTGGTGACCTGACGATCGCGGTCGCTGGTCTCGTCGGGCTCAACCTCGGCGTCGCCGTCATCGAGGGTATCTTGACGGGATTCATCGTTCAGTTCCTCGCCTCCGTCCGCCCCGACCTCGTCGGCCTCGCCGACCGTGACACCCAGGAGGAGCCGACCGGGGTGACGGCCTGA
- a CDS encoding cobalamin transport operon protein, translating into MQRWKQYGGLVGLFVAFLAAGYWGFTATGGALPWAKRSAQALQRGVQESGGALVDFGRGIVVAGPIRKGGLMLEFGGLVLLLVVLGVGMYVYVDRYGGFEDGDRQAR; encoded by the coding sequence ATGCAGCGCTGGAAGCAGTACGGTGGTCTTGTTGGCCTCTTCGTTGCCTTTCTCGCCGCTGGGTACTGGGGCTTCACCGCAACCGGCGGCGCACTGCCGTGGGCCAAACGCTCCGCACAGGCACTTCAGCGTGGTGTCCAGGAGAGTGGCGGCGCGCTCGTCGACTTCGGTCGCGGCATCGTCGTCGCCGGCCCGATCCGAAAGGGCGGACTGATGCTCGAATTCGGTGGGCTCGTCCTTCTGCTGGTCGTCCTCGGTGTCGGCATGTACGTCTACGTCGACCGCTACGGCGGCTTCGAGGACGGAGATCGCCAGGCCCGGTAA
- a CDS encoding energy-coupling factor transporter transmembrane component T family protein, whose product MTTLSNHVPDPRLITAFAERRDGPLHRVNPWTKVGVVGALVLAVTVFDRLALLAGLYGAVLVVYGLAGLPYRRLAGWYTLPMLFIVSVAGPLAFLEPGTPIGGALSTPLGELSVTWAGLVLFGELSCRSLTVVTFVLTASMTTKYTEVAYMLGRLLPRPIDQIALLTYRFTFVMIETLEDLVKAALSRGANFSEFWSNKRLYARILGMTMLSAIEQSERFVKSMEARGYNGDITLYGDVSRPPVHELFVVIGSYVAVVGYAAVAVYGVRL is encoded by the coding sequence GTGACGACACTCTCGAACCACGTTCCCGATCCGCGGCTCATCACGGCGTTCGCCGAACGGCGAGATGGACCGTTACACCGCGTCAATCCATGGACGAAGGTCGGTGTCGTCGGTGCACTCGTCCTCGCCGTCACGGTGTTCGACCGCCTTGCGCTCCTGGCCGGACTATACGGAGCCGTACTGGTTGTCTATGGACTCGCGGGACTGCCATACCGACGACTCGCTGGCTGGTACACGCTCCCGATGCTGTTCATCGTCTCGGTCGCCGGGCCGCTGGCGTTCCTCGAACCGGGGACGCCGATCGGTGGCGCGCTCTCGACACCGCTCGGTGAGCTTTCTGTCACATGGGCAGGGCTCGTGCTCTTCGGGGAGCTCAGCTGTCGATCACTCACGGTCGTCACGTTTGTCTTGACGGCGTCGATGACGACGAAATACACCGAGGTCGCGTACATGCTCGGGCGACTACTCCCACGGCCGATCGACCAGATCGCGCTGCTCACCTATCGGTTCACGTTCGTCATGATCGAGACGCTTGAGGACCTCGTGAAAGCCGCGCTCTCTCGGGGTGCGAACTTCTCGGAGTTCTGGTCGAACAAACGGCTGTACGCGAGAATCCTCGGCATGACGATGCTGTCGGCCATCGAGCAGTCCGAACGATTCGTCAAGTCGATGGAAGCCCGTGGCTACAACGGCGACATCACGCTGTACGGCGACGTCTCGCGACCGCCGGTCCACGAACTGTTCGTCGTGATCGGGTCGTACGTCGCTGTCGTCGGCTACGCAGCGGTCGCGGTCTACGGGGTGAGACTGTGA
- a CDS encoding ABC transporter ATP-binding protein: MHDVDFSVYSDEIVALVGGNGAGKSTLLEHLNATLVPDDGELVVDGTPITEDNKAHARREVGFVFQDADTQLVAPTVLDDVMFGLQNYGVPGDEARERAREALATVDAGHLEDRIPHYLSGGEKRLVGLAGVLVLEPSVVVLDEPLAGLDPERSQLVAERIEQIHEDGISVVLSTHDLEFAAEVADRVCVMADGNVVGSGTPRAVFYDDALLAEANLLPPSTVRVARDAGLGTTAQPVTEADLVALLTEASNLETTQTPSPDGRGHN, from the coding sequence ATGCACGACGTTGATTTCTCAGTGTACTCCGACGAGATCGTCGCACTCGTCGGCGGCAACGGTGCCGGGAAGTCGACGCTCCTCGAACACCTGAACGCGACGCTCGTTCCCGACGACGGCGAACTCGTCGTCGACGGCACGCCGATCACCGAAGACAACAAGGCACACGCGCGGCGGGAAGTCGGGTTCGTCTTCCAGGACGCCGATACGCAACTCGTCGCGCCCACAGTCCTCGATGACGTGATGTTCGGCCTCCAGAACTACGGCGTCCCCGGTGACGAAGCGAGAGAGCGCGCTCGTGAGGCGCTCGCGACTGTCGACGCGGGCCACCTCGAAGACCGGATTCCTCACTATCTAAGCGGCGGCGAGAAACGCCTCGTCGGCCTCGCCGGCGTGCTCGTCCTCGAACCGAGCGTGGTCGTGCTGGACGAACCGCTCGCAGGGCTCGACCCCGAGCGGTCCCAACTGGTCGCCGAGCGAATCGAACAGATTCACGAGGACGGTATCAGCGTCGTCTTGTCGACGCACGACCTCGAATTTGCCGCTGAAGTCGCAGACCGAGTCTGTGTGATGGCCGATGGTAACGTCGTTGGTAGCGGAACGCCCCGAGCGGTGTTCTACGACGACGCGCTGTTGGCGGAAGCGAACCTTCTCCCGCCGAGTACGGTTCGTGTGGCTCGCGATGCAGGGCTGGGGACGACCGCACAGCCAGTGACGGAAGCGGATCTGGTGGCGCTCCTCACAGAAGCCAGCAACTTGGAAACCACGCAGACACCCTCTCCAGATGGGCGCGGACACAACTGA
- a CDS encoding Lrp/AsnC family transcriptional regulator gives MTDKEIDDVDKAILYALQEDARNMSSGDIAERTGTSDSTVRKRIQRLESDGVIKGYSASVDYQKSGYPLRMLLYCTAAIPERGDLVPDILDIDGVVSVQELVTGEQNLLVTAVGETDSDITPVAQELLDMGLTVADEVLVRSHETTPFGKFNPKTQTGDDA, from the coding sequence ATGACTGACAAGGAGATCGACGATGTCGACAAAGCGATCCTGTATGCACTCCAAGAAGACGCTCGAAACATGTCGTCCGGAGACATCGCGGAGCGGACCGGTACCTCCGACAGTACTGTCCGCAAGCGCATTCAGCGTCTCGAATCCGACGGCGTAATCAAAGGATACAGCGCTAGCGTCGACTATCAGAAATCAGGCTATCCGCTCCGAATGCTGCTTTACTGTACCGCTGCGATTCCCGAACGTGGTGACCTTGTCCCCGATATTCTGGACATCGATGGAGTGGTATCAGTTCAAGAGTTGGTCACTGGTGAACAAAACCTTCTCGTCACTGCAGTCGGCGAGACGGACAGCGACATTACACCCGTTGCACAGGAACTTCTCGATATGGGGCTCACCGTTGCCGACGAAGTCCTCGTTCGGAGTCACGAGACGACGCCCTTCGGGAAGTTCAATCCCAAGACTCAGACAGGCGACGATGCCTAA
- a CDS encoding amidohydrolase family protein, producing MEALSGTLIVGRSFEPMRGRVVIEDGQIERIEETETTSTDIILPAFVNAHTHLGDSVAKEAAVGLSLDEAVAPPDSLKHRRLAAADRSNLVSAMRRTLRFMKRTGTISCLDFREFGAAGARALREAAASVSIDPFIFGSGKQSVLDVADGYGASGANDEDFTEQRAACRKRDVPFAIHAGEPDATDIHPALDLEPNLLVHMVHAEQDHLQRVTEQSVPVAVCPRANTVLDVGTPPVLELLDHTTVALGTDNVMLNPPSMFREMAYTVKQFDVTAREVLRMATTAGADIVGLDCGVIAPGRRAALLVLDGDSDNLTGSVDPVQAVVRRATELDVKRVLV from the coding sequence ATGGAAGCACTCTCGGGAACTCTCATCGTCGGCCGGTCGTTCGAGCCGATGCGGGGTCGTGTTGTTATCGAGGACGGTCAGATTGAGCGTATCGAGGAGACAGAAACGACATCGACCGATATCATACTGCCGGCGTTCGTCAACGCTCACACGCATCTGGGTGACTCCGTCGCGAAGGAAGCGGCTGTAGGGCTATCGCTCGACGAAGCAGTGGCACCGCCGGACAGTCTGAAACACCGACGATTAGCGGCTGCTGACCGTTCCAACTTGGTATCAGCGATGCGCCGGACGCTCCGATTTATGAAGCGAACAGGGACGATCTCCTGTTTGGACTTCCGGGAGTTCGGAGCTGCTGGGGCACGCGCGCTCCGTGAGGCGGCTGCATCCGTTTCCATCGACCCGTTCATCTTCGGGAGCGGAAAGCAGTCCGTCCTCGATGTTGCCGACGGGTACGGCGCCTCCGGGGCAAACGACGAAGATTTCACCGAACAGCGTGCTGCCTGCCGGAAACGCGACGTGCCCTTTGCGATCCACGCTGGCGAACCCGACGCGACTGACATCCATCCGGCACTCGATCTGGAGCCGAACCTCCTCGTCCACATGGTGCACGCAGAACAGGACCACCTGCAGCGAGTTACAGAGCAGTCAGTCCCGGTGGCGGTCTGTCCGCGCGCGAACACTGTTCTCGACGTTGGAACCCCTCCAGTACTGGAATTGCTCGACCACACGACAGTCGCACTCGGGACTGACAACGTCATGCTGAATCCCCCGTCGATGTTTCGGGAGATGGCGTACACGGTGAAACAGTTCGACGTGACTGCCCGAGAGGTATTACGGATGGCGACGACGGCCGGTGCCGATATCGTTGGACTCGATTGTGGTGTCATCGCTCCCGGCCGGCGCGCAGCACTCCTCGTCCTCGACGGTGACTCGGACAATCTGACGGGCTCTGTTGATCCAGTACAGGCAGTCGTTCGTCGTGCGACCGAGTTGGACGTCAAACGTGTTCTCGTTTAG
- a CDS encoding carbonic anhydrase encodes MGHESDAQTALVVSCSMSSCKLRGPLWPVDATWNVVSVETLGNQTQERYEEQTVPDSTIEHLRTQHDITAVIVVGHTSCEVLEDAYERWVAPDAESPVGIEVRLDPLRSLVGEAFEEGVVTELLPLQTVQYRLAEYNLRQQVQSLQQALPSSVTVAGYVYDQDGAYSSFPDKRYLVALDGATDPTTIRARLPDDASIRVASLLT; translated from the coding sequence ATGGGACACGAATCGGATGCGCAGACGGCACTCGTCGTCTCGTGCTCGATGAGCAGTTGCAAGCTCCGGGGGCCGCTGTGGCCGGTTGACGCTACCTGGAACGTCGTTAGCGTCGAGACTCTCGGGAATCAGACACAGGAACGATACGAGGAACAAACGGTTCCAGACAGCACCATCGAACACCTCAGAACCCAGCACGACATCACAGCGGTCATCGTTGTGGGACACACGAGTTGTGAGGTTCTCGAAGACGCCTATGAGCGGTGGGTTGCACCCGATGCAGAGTCACCTGTCGGGATCGAAGTACGGTTGGATCCGCTCCGCTCGCTCGTCGGAGAAGCGTTCGAGGAGGGAGTCGTGACGGAATTGTTGCCGCTTCAGACGGTACAGTACCGACTCGCCGAGTACAATCTTCGCCAACAGGTCCAATCTCTCCAGCAGGCACTCCCCTCGTCGGTGACGGTCGCTGGCTACGTTTACGATCAGGACGGTGCGTACAGTTCGTTCCCAGACAAGCGGTATCTGGTCGCCCTCGACGGTGCGACAGACCCGACCACAATCCGGGCTCGTCTCCCCGACGATGCGTCGATACGTGTCGCAAGCCTCCTGACCTGA